GTACTGTTTTTCCTCATCGTCAGAGTCAAGCTGAACAGCTTCCTGGCCCTTCTGGTCGTCGCCGGTCTCGTCGGCCTGGCCGAAGGAATGCCCATCGACAAGCTGATCCCGACTATTGAAAAAGGCTTGGGCGGAACCCTCGGCGGCCTGGCTATCGTCGTTTCCTTCGGCGCTATGCTGGGTAAGCTCATGGCCGAAAGCGGCGGCGCACAGCGCATCGCCACGACGCTCATCAACGTCTTCGGCCGGGAAAAGGTAAAATGGGCCGTCTGCCTGACAGGCTTCATCGTCGGCATCGCCCTGTTCTATGAAATCGGCTTCGTCCTCTTGATTCCCCTTGTATTCACTATCGCTGCAGAAGCGAAGATTCCCCTTCTCGAAGTAGGCATCCCGATGGCTGCGGCCTTGTCGGTCACGCACGGCTTCCTGCCGCCCCATCCCGGCCCGACGGCTATCGCCATCATCTATAACGCCGATATCGGCACGACCCTCGTATACGGCGCGATTATCGCCATTCCGACGGCTATCGTCGCCGGCCCGCTGTATTACAATTTGACGAAGGATATTAACCCGGAAATTCCTAAGGGATTGTACAATCCTAAAATCTTTAAAGACGATGAAATGCCCGGATTCGGCGTTTCCGTTTTCACTGCTCTCGTGCCGGTCGTCCTCATGGCTGCATCAGCTATTGCGAAATTGGCTCTTCCCGAAGCTTCGGGAGCACGCCATATCCTGACCTTCCTCGGCCAGCCGGACATGGCCCTGACCATCGCTGTGGCCATTGCCATTTACACCTTCGGCCTGGGCCGCGGCAAGAAGATGGATGAAGTCATGAAAATCGTCCAGGACGCAGTATTGGCTATCGCCATGATTCTCCTCATCGTCGGCGGCGGCGGGGCCCTCAAGCAGGTCCTCATCGACAGCGGCGTTGGTACCTATATTGGCGACTTGGTAGCTGGTGCAGACTTGTCTCCGTTAGTACTGGCCTGGCTCGTTGCTGCCGTTATCCGTACAGCCTGCGGCTCGGCTACTGTCGCGGCCTTGACGGCCGGCGGCATTGCCGCTCCGATCTGCGCGGCTACCGGGGCCAATCCTGAGCTGATGGTACTGGCTACAGGCGCAGGCTCCCTCATCTTCAGCCCGCCTAACGACCCCGGCTTCTGGCTGTTTAAAGAATTCTTCGGCCTGACCGTCAAGGAAACGGTGCGTACCTGGTGCGCGCTGGAAACGATCATCGCCGTCATGGGCCTCCTCGGCGTACTTGTTATCGACGCATTTTTAGTATAAAATTAAATAGAGTCATAGAAATACTATGAAAATTTGCAAGGTAGGGGAGACGCGCCTATGGATGAAAAAGCAATCCAGCAATTTCCCGTGCTGCGCAGCGCATACGGCGGTCTGACGAAATCAGAGCGCCGTATTGCCGATTATATCGTCGCTGCGCCGGAAGAGATCATGGAGCAGACTATTTCCGATATTGCCAACGCTACGGAAAGCTCGGAAATTACAGTATCGCGGTTTTGTAAAAAGCTGGGGTTCAGCGGTCTGCAGGAATTGAAGCTGAACCTCATTGCCGGCATGTCGGCGGCAGAAAATAAAGAATTTCACGACATCCGCAGCGGCGACCGCTGTTCTGTCGTAGCGTCCAAGATGTTTCAAAACATCAGCGACGGCCTGCAGGATACGCTGGCTCTGCTGGACTACGACGCTGTAGACGACGCGGCCCGTATCCTGCGCCGGGCCCGCCGCGTCGCCGTGTTCGGCTTCGGCAACTCGGCGACGGTGTGCCGGGACATCGCTACGCGCTACCTCCGCCTGGGATTGGCCATTCAGGCCTATGCGGACTCGCACATGCAGGTTACGTCGGCAGCCCTCTTGTCGCCGGCCGATGCGGTCATCGCCGTCTCCCACAGCGGCGCATCCCAGGAGCTGCTCCAGTCCGTGCAGGCTGCGAAGGACAGCGGCGCGTCTATCGTCGTCATTACGAGTCACGCCAAATCGCCGCTGGCAAAGCTGGCCGACGTGTGCCTGTGCGGTATGGGCCGCGAAGTCCGATACTCTTCCGAAGCCGGCGCGTCGCGCCTCATTCACATGGCTATCGGCGATGTCCTGTACACGCGCATCGCCATGGCCGACGCCGAGCTGTTTCAGGACAACATGCAGAAAATGCGGCGGGAAATTACGAAAAAGAGAATATAAAGCATATCCTTCAGGGCCTTGTATGCGAAAAAAGTATATAACTTGCCAAAGAAATGACACACAATTGTAACATTTGTGCTGTATACTATATGTATCAACCAAAGGAAAACACTGGAATGGCAGCTAAAGGAGTGGTACAGATGATGAAGCGCATAAAGAATATTTTGAAGATGACGTTGGTTACGACGTTGGTACTGACGACGTTCAGCGGAGCCGTTGCCGTTCAGGCTGCCGGCCCGAGACACGACCGGCCAGGCTGGGAACAGCGAGACGACCGCCGCGACCATCGCGACAGAGACTGGGATCGCGATAGAAAAGACCATAAGAGCAAAACTCAGGAAGACGCTGACGACGCCAACAAGAAAGCCAACTGGGCTTTGGGCGTAGCCGCCGTCGCAGCGATTATCGCCATCGCCAAATAACATGGCTCCCCAATAGGGGAGGATATGATCTCCCTTTTAATCTCATATAATAAAATACCCGCAGGCAGCGACGACGAGCTGTCGGCGGGTATTTTATTTGCCGTCTTGGGCTGGCGGCATATATGGCTTGACTGTAGTTTTTATGATACAATGTTTTCATAGTTTTTAAGAGTGAGGAACAGCAGATGA
This region of Megasphaera stantonii genomic DNA includes:
- a CDS encoding gluconate:H+ symporter, with protein sequence MPLVILAIGILVLFFLIVRVKLNSFLALLVVAGLVGLAEGMPIDKLIPTIEKGLGGTLGGLAIVVSFGAMLGKLMAESGGAQRIATTLINVFGREKVKWAVCLTGFIVGIALFYEIGFVLLIPLVFTIAAEAKIPLLEVGIPMAAALSVTHGFLPPHPGPTAIAIIYNADIGTTLVYGAIIAIPTAIVAGPLYYNLTKDINPEIPKGLYNPKIFKDDEMPGFGVSVFTALVPVVLMAASAIAKLALPEASGARHILTFLGQPDMALTIAVAIAIYTFGLGRGKKMDEVMKIVQDAVLAIAMILLIVGGGGALKQVLIDSGVGTYIGDLVAGADLSPLVLAWLVAAVIRTACGSATVAALTAGGIAAPICAATGANPELMVLATGAGSLIFSPPNDPGFWLFKEFFGLTVKETVRTWCALETIIAVMGLLGVLVIDAFLV
- a CDS encoding MurR/RpiR family transcriptional regulator, which codes for MDEKAIQQFPVLRSAYGGLTKSERRIADYIVAAPEEIMEQTISDIANATESSEITVSRFCKKLGFSGLQELKLNLIAGMSAAENKEFHDIRSGDRCSVVASKMFQNISDGLQDTLALLDYDAVDDAARILRRARRVAVFGFGNSATVCRDIATRYLRLGLAIQAYADSHMQVTSAALLSPADAVIAVSHSGASQELLQSVQAAKDSGASIVVITSHAKSPLAKLADVCLCGMGREVRYSSEAGASRLIHMAIGDVLYTRIAMADAELFQDNMQKMRREITKKRI